The Alkalidesulfovibrio alkalitolerans DSM 16529 genome has a window encoding:
- a CDS encoding Mor transcription activator family protein, which produces MIEQKLNTEHAQKLEELLPASVRELAEHIGLDFALRVVEKLGGTTLDVPKGDIPAGIARIEWLGEVLGEDVAAAFVRHYGGSRGFYIPRCQAAVAAMQDLSIQKRFDGLSEQGLSARTIVAMLAVEFSLTDKTIWRALTRIPGGEKKDGGRSQQIGQLPLPL; this is translated from the coding sequence GTGATCGAACAGAAGCTGAACACGGAACACGCGCAGAAGCTGGAAGAGCTACTTCCCGCGAGCGTGAGGGAGCTGGCCGAGCATATCGGCCTGGACTTCGCCTTGCGCGTCGTGGAGAAGCTCGGCGGAACCACCCTGGACGTGCCGAAGGGAGACATTCCCGCAGGCATTGCCCGCATAGAGTGGCTTGGCGAGGTTCTCGGCGAAGATGTCGCCGCAGCTTTCGTGCGCCACTATGGCGGCAGTCGCGGGTTCTATATCCCGCGCTGCCAGGCTGCCGTCGCGGCCATGCAGGATTTGTCGATCCAGAAGCGCTTCGACGGCCTCTCCGAGCAGGGGCTATCGGCCCGTACGATCGTGGCCATGCTGGCTGTAGAGTTCAGTCTGACCGACAAGACTATCTGGCGCGCCCTGACGAGGATTCCCGGCGGTGAAAAGAAGGACGGCGGCAGGTCGCAGCAGATTGGCCAGCTGCCCTTGCCTCTGTGA
- a CDS encoding phage protein GemA/Gp16 family protein has translation MNKTGRGRLLFIAHKGAKQLWGDDEEMRRSIQEIHTGHRSCTAMDDKVLTRWCWKLKEMGADIYVPDPAPRGGQDLTKPTTRQLAQIEQLAFERGWEDGLNDGRLRGFIKRTAGVDDVTFASRKQATDIISGLRRWKKQEESK, from the coding sequence ATGAATAAAACAGGCCGTGGGCGACTGCTCTTTATAGCTCACAAGGGTGCAAAGCAGCTGTGGGGAGACGATGAGGAAATGCGCCGCTCCATTCAGGAGATTCATACCGGCCATCGTTCATGCACCGCCATGGATGACAAGGTGCTGACCAGATGGTGCTGGAAGCTCAAAGAGATGGGCGCGGACATCTACGTTCCTGATCCGGCTCCGCGCGGTGGACAAGACCTGACGAAGCCGACCACTCGGCAGCTCGCACAGATTGAACAGCTCGCTTTTGAGCGCGGATGGGAGGACGGGCTGAATGATGGACGTCTGCGTGGGTTCATCAAGCGCACGGCTGGCGTCGACGATGTCACCTTTGCCAGCAGGAAGCAGGCAACCGACATCATCTCCGGCCTACGGCGCTGGAAAAAGCAAGAGGAGTCCAAGTGA